Genomic segment of Panicum virgatum strain AP13 chromosome 9N, P.virgatum_v5, whole genome shotgun sequence:
cttcagaactccgcgctagtgaccctgaagaatctaatgaggcatttgaccgcgcgattagaggatggttactgtagcatcactgtagcaaatcatcgattaattaccgtcgtcagattcatcgcgaaaagttacgcACATCCCTAAAAAATTTTGCAATTTGACTTCATTTAGtgtttcatgcatgcgagattcttttttcgggaagTGTGTGTGCTAGAAAACTAGCATTGCCAAACAAGGCCCTTCTTTCCTGCACCTGCCACTAGCCGACTAGACTTAGGGACACGGTTCAGCAGTTGGCTCACTGACGCATGCGCTCAGGCCCATTCGTCAGTGACAAATAATAATGGTCTGTGTTTGGATACTATTGTTATGTTGGTGTTAGTTTTTAACCTCTCCAAATAACCCTCCAAAGGAATAACACTTACTAGTTTGGATCCTAGTGTTATTTAGCATTTAATGGTACTTAAAGAACCAATACTCTCTCTTTTTATAGTGGGGCCCACTAGAAGTAACACAATAATCACCTCTTAGAGGGGTTAGAGTTTTGGGGTGTGTTAGTGCCAAATAATACACAAATAACACATATGTTTGGCTCTCAAGTGTTATTTGGGAGTTATTTAATAACACATGGATCCAAACAGGATCAATGTCTGTGTGATGATTATGAAAGTTTAGTTGCTGCCCTCAGCAGTTGGCTCACTAACGCAATGGCTCAGGCCCACTCGTCAGTGACAAACAGCAAGTCCGTGCACTGACGGTAAAAACATAAATACTAATGTGGTGGGTTCAAGTTTAGTTTAGACTCTAATTTTTTAGCAAAGTACAAGACCTCCTCCAGAGGGCGACGATGTCGCCAACCTTGGCTGAGGTGGCGGAGAGAGAGATTGTAAATTTAACTGCGCTATCTACTATTCCCTCGCTAGCTCTTGGCACATCAATCGAAGTTTTGTGAGAGCACATCTACCACTGCTGCACATACCGAGGAGAGGAGAGAATagttttttgtttctttattaTCTCTTACCTCCAACTCATCCAATGATGTCGCTGAGATTGTTGGACAAAGCCTAAATACTAATATATACTAAAatttagcactcaactttagATTTAATTCCTCCAAACAGGTCTGCTTGTGTAGTCAACAGATCAAAACCTTATGCTAGGAGTAAGAGTCGTCAAAGAGAATGAGGCATTGTTTAGatctcaaaaaaatttcagcGCTATAGTAACTTCaaacgtttgaccactaattaggagtattaaacgtgaataactgacaaaactcatcTCATAACCTCCGGGTgtaattgcgagatgaatcttttaaatctaattggaccatgattagacaatatcgtgctacaataaacaacctctaatgacagattaattaggcttaatagatttgtttcgcgattttccgtccatccgtgttattagttttataattagaccaTGTTTTGTCTCTCTAATCTTCGGTTGAAAATTGCTGCAGTAaattttgttcaaatttttacatgatctaaacaaggcctgatAGAGTATAGTACAGCAAGAAACTTCCATTTCATAAAAATTTAGCTCAAAAAAACATGTTTGTCAAAAGGTTAGATCAAATACATGTCGTTTGTGCTCAAATTTTTTAAGatgaaaaaattatagtaaatttgtTTTTCCATGTCGTTTGTGATCAAAGATATATTAACTTAATTTTCCATAGTCCCCAGCTTGATGTTCTggttggttgattaaatgaagAAGTTTGCGTGACAAATACGATTTTTTTCCCCAAACAAGTTTGAAGGTGAAAAATGGATAATATCGATAGCTTGATGATTTCTTTGGTTTTAGAGTTCGGTTCGAAGACCAAAATCAGTTTTTCTTCTAAAAGTTTGGGGTTAAACATGCtgaattctatttttttttctcacggGGTTTATTGGTGCCACTCAAAGTTCTGAGAAGAAATAGATGTATAAAAAATCAACCCCGTTTCTATTGCAGGGAAATAGGAAAATGAAAACGTAGCatttatatgcaaatgcaaacaaaaccaagaaagaaaagaaaaaggaaaagaaaacaaaaaaaaatcttatctcATCTCCATCCCCGCTCTTCCAGCTCGAGACAGGCATCCACAGCCAGGAGCTCCCCGCTCCAGCTTCTCCACGTAACCACACGCATTCACCGTGCCACCACGCTGCCCCGCCGTCTCAGCCTCATGTCTCTGCTGGCCTCCCCCACGGCGTTCGGcgcggccgccgtccgccgtcgCGCCGCACCGCTTCCCCTTCTCCCCGCGAGCGGTCGCGCTGCCCTGCACGTGGCCCTCGCTCGCCGCGGCGGGGTCTCGTCCCGCACGCAGCGGCGCCTCGAGGAGCGCGGCGGCAAGAAGCGCCGCGGCGGGGTCGCGGCGCCCGACGtggacgaggaggcggcggaggcgggggccgCGGAGTGGGAAGGGGAGCCGCTGGGGTTCGAGGTGTCGACGGAGCCCATGCCGGAGCTACCGGACCCGGAGACGCCGGACTTCTGGGAGGGGCCCCAGTGGGAGGCCCTTGGCTTCTTCGTCCAGTATATGTGGGCGTTCGGCGTCGTGTTCGGCGTGAGTACACCCTCTACCATTCATCCATTGGTTCTTGCTTGTTGATTCTTTGTTATCCATGCTCATGAGTCAAGCGCTCAACAAAGTTAAAAACGCTAATTGGACTCCACCATGGCTCTACGTTGAATTGCTCTGCACCGGGAAACAGTCCACTGTGTAAACGTTAGTGGAAAGTTTTAAACTGCAGTGTGATATTGTCAGTCTTGATTGCCCATCTGAATTTATCTGAAGTAGTAATAACTAGCATTCAAAATTCAGTATATGGTGGTTTATAT
This window contains:
- the LOC120691568 gene encoding uncharacterized protein LOC120691568, translating into MSLLASPTAFGAAAVRRRAAPLPLLPASGRAALHVALARRGGVSSRTQRRLEERGGKKRRGGVAAPDVDEEAAEAGAAEWEGEPLGFEVSTEPMPELPDPETPDFWEGPQWEALGFFVQYMWAFGVVFGLIACGVAVATYNDGATDFRDTPAYKESQTQEFPEESESSSADVFEGNPTEVAPALE